A part of Bufo bufo chromosome 7, aBufBuf1.1, whole genome shotgun sequence genomic DNA contains:
- the BUD31 gene encoding protein BUD31 homolog yields the protein MPKVKRSRKPPPDGWELIEPTLDELDQKMREAETDPHEGKRKVESLWPIFRIHHQKTRYIFDLFYKRKAISRELYDYCIKEGYADKNLIAKWKKQGYENLCCLRCIQTRDTNFGTNCICRVPKGKLEVGRIIECTHCGCRGCSG from the exons ATGCCGAAAGTAAAGCGGAGCAGGAAGCCTCCTCCAGATGGTTGGGAGCTTATAGAACCTACGCTGGATGAACTGGATCAGAAAATGAGAGAGG CTGAAACTGACCCTCACGAAGGAAAGAGGAAGGTGGAATCTCTGTGGCCAATCTTTCGCATTCATCATCAGAAAACTCGCTATATATTTGACCTGTTCTATAAGAGGAAAGCTATAAGCAGAG AACTGTATGACTATTGCATCAAGGAAGGATATGCTGACAAGAACCTCATTGCAAAGTGGAAGAAGCAAGGCTATGAGAACCTGTGCTGCTTGCGCTGTATACAGACCAGGGACACAAACTTTGGAACGAATTGTATTTGTCGTGTCCCCAAAGGCAAACTCGAAGTG GGACGAATTATTGAATGCACACACTGCGGTTGTAGAGGATGCTCTGGATGA